From Trichocoleus desertorum ATA4-8-CV12, one genomic window encodes:
- a CDS encoding pentapeptide repeat-containing protein, which yields MAEPTSFEELDQAIGNVLDAKTTNFFKLAEMLGLDPRQDFAGADLSSTNFYEGNLASANFVGTNLRGANFAYANLQEANFTNANLQEANFTNANLGILPSSYLARTKEVDYLITSALNHINDLNKELNLARYLFMHLDRINDLDSGLDSDLDRINDLDSGLDSDLDRINDLDSGLDSDLDRINDLDSGLDSDLDRAYDLVRDLARDIEYFHNIIRINDLDSGLDSALESALESARALDSNLDSAHELHRDLDSAHELHRDLDSDLNSALESAHALDSARNQAERLTYELHYALDSAHKLHRDLEGALESALESALEVAVESIHRIGGGANFYRAQLTGVVLDKANVEGAIMIGCTGLSSSKVADLMRRGAIIR from the coding sequence GTTAGCTGAAATGCTAGGACTAGACCCTAGGCAAGATTTTGCCGGAGCCGATCTGTCGAGCACTAATTTCTATGAAGGCAATTTGGCAAGCGCCAATTTTGTAGGGACTAACCTGCGTGGTGCTAACTTTGCTTATGCCAATCTGCAAGAAGCCAACTTTACAAATGCCAATCTGCAAGAAGCCAACTTTACAAATGCCAATTTAGGTATTCTACCCTCCAGCTATCTAGCCCGTACTAAAGAAGTCGATTACCTAATTACCAGCGCCCTCAACCACATCAACGACTTAAACAAAGAACTAAACCTCGCCCGCTACCTCTTTATGCACCTCGACCGCATCAACGACTTAGACAGCGGCCTCGACAGCGACCTCGACCGCATCAACGACTTAGACAGCGGCCTCGACAGCGACCTCGACCGCATCAACGACTTAGACAGCGGCCTCGACAGCGACCTCGACCGCATCAACGACTTAGACAGCGGCCTCGACAGCGACCTCGACCGTGCCTATGACCTTGTTCGTGACCTTGCCCGTGACATCGAGTACTTCCATAACATCATTCGCATCAACGACTTAGACAGCGGCCTCGACAGCGCTCTCGAAAGCGCTCTCGAAAGCGCCCGTGCCCTTGACAGCAACCTCGACAGCGCCCATGAACTCCACCGCGACCTCGACAGCGCCCATGAACTCCACCGCGACCTCGACAGCGACCTCAACAGCGCTCTCGAAAGCGCCCATGCCCTTGACAGCGCCCGTAACCAGGCCGAACGCCTCACCTATGAACTCCACTATGCCCTCGACAGCGCCCATAAACTCCACCGCGACCTCGAGGGCGCTCTCGAAAGCGCTCTCGAAAGCGCCCTCGAGGTCGCGGTGGAGTCCATCCATCGTATCGGAGGTGGAGCAAACTTCTACAGAGCTCAACTCACTGGAGTGGTGCTTGACAAAGCTAATGTTGAGGGAGCAATTATGATTGGCTGTACAGGTTTATCGAGTTCTAAGGTTGCTGATTTGATGAGGAGAGGAGCCATTATTCGATAG